The Candidatus Krumholzibacteriia bacterium genome contains a region encoding:
- a CDS encoding DegT/DnrJ/EryC1/StrS family aminotransferase: protein MRVPQLDLRAQYATIRDEIEPCVLRLLESQSFVLGAEVEALEAEVAAYTRAEHAVSCANGTDALLLALLACGVGPGDEVITSAFSFIAAAEVIAFMRAKPVFVDIEPGTFNLDPDALERALGARVKAIVPVDLFGQCADMTAIAGIADLHGVPVIEDAAQSLGAEHRGRRAGEMAPFTTFSFYPTKNLGGFGDGGLVTAQDAEQAALLRRLRVHGEAERYVHSVVGMNSRLDALQAAVLRLKLRHLDDWTRQRQSHAADYTRRLTARGLSAQVQPPQTAADSTRHVFNQYTVRAEQRDALRQHLQAQGVGTAVYYPMPLHHQPCFEGLGEVLLPESERAAAEVLSLPLYPELSEAQREYVVECIADFYARGGGG from the coding sequence GTGCGCGTGCCGCAACTCGATCTACGCGCCCAATACGCGACGATCCGTGACGAGATCGAACCCTGCGTGTTGCGCCTCCTGGAGTCGCAGAGCTTCGTCCTCGGTGCCGAGGTGGAAGCCCTGGAGGCGGAGGTGGCGGCCTATACCCGCGCCGAGCATGCGGTGAGCTGTGCCAACGGCACCGATGCCCTGCTGCTGGCGCTCCTGGCCTGCGGCGTGGGACCCGGGGACGAGGTGATCACCTCGGCTTTTTCCTTCATCGCCGCCGCCGAGGTCATCGCCTTCATGCGCGCCAAGCCGGTGTTCGTCGATATCGAGCCGGGAACCTTCAACCTCGACCCCGATGCGCTGGAGCGGGCGCTCGGCGCTCGCGTCAAGGCCATCGTGCCGGTGGACCTCTTCGGGCAGTGCGCCGACATGACCGCCATCGCCGGGATCGCCGACCTGCACGGCGTCCCGGTGATCGAGGACGCGGCGCAGAGCCTGGGCGCCGAACACCGCGGCCGCCGTGCCGGCGAGATGGCGCCGTTCACCACCTTCAGCTTTTACCCCACCAAGAACCTGGGCGGATTCGGCGACGGCGGACTGGTGACGGCGCAGGATGCGGAGCAGGCGGCGCTGCTGCGGCGGTTGCGGGTGCACGGCGAAGCCGAGCGCTACGTGCACAGCGTGGTGGGAATGAACTCCCGGCTCGACGCCCTGCAGGCCGCGGTGTTGCGCCTCAAGCTCCGGCATCTGGATGATTGGACACGGCAGCGCCAGAGCCACGCCGCGGACTACACCCGTCGCCTCACCGCTCGCGGCCTCTCCGCCCAGGTGCAACCGCCGCAGACGGCAGCAGACTCGACCCGCCACGTCTTCAATCAATACACCGTGCGCGCCGAGCAGCGCGACGCGTTGCGACAGCACCTGCAAGCCCAGGGTGTCGGCACCGCGGTGTACTACCCGATGCCGCTGCACCACCAGCCCTGCTTCGAAGGCCTCGGCGAGGTCTTGCTCCCGGAGAGCGAGCGCGCCGCCGCCGAGGTGCTGTCGCTGCCTCTCTATCCGGAGCTGAGCGAGGCGCAGCGCGAGTACGTGGTGGAGTGCATCGCGGACTTCTACGCCCGCGGGGGCGGCGGATGA
- a CDS encoding FlgD immunoglobulin-like domain containing protein, translating to MRQRMAAWVLALVAGAVPPGAARADPAAPSRTVQSDPHFAAWRLAQSEVAARARAMAEAGGACGADDALRPLLRRAHAARRDLRATLASQGLAAAPAPTAGPWPWGPGAGTTTRLAAVDSMDTAVLVDDGRLVFLNVNTALEVDPFEAAQAFYHDYDDEYDFLLLFTNFYAELAGGQLLAYHLAVANAVEGLGYKHIYGTDHFNDGPDYTGRTALGSLQSVLNLADVRGYPDSMTSIYWRDYTPPTFMSHEIGHRWLARVRLCPGGGPENALLGRGGVHWSFFFDSRASVVEGNAWEGTPPDFVSGPPTIAYSPLDLYLMGMMAETEVPAGSLWYMAPPYDCSPSVDARGNPWAPESGPVSGVLCSGGRIDFDLPCLHEANGVRSPAYEEAQKSFRVATMLLTLPDTPVTQADLDKLVRMRAALGDFFSTQTLGRGSLDFRTHPVPAWVGYAHLPQGDVEDPTQPIPIHTRVTLEQRSLPTTLGDVRVFLHYSVNGGPFQELEMTRTDEEFTAAIPPQPLDSQVRYYLRGTTVLSSHETFFPADAPAASFLFRIAPDTTPPTIAHVPVLRHSRNTDPALLRAVVTDAHAVAQVQVEYGALGGPTALQDLVRQGTTDVWETRLQVPGELQVGNHLDYRIVARDVAVTPHVTHAPASGFTQMQITLVQTDDAEGDDPLWTHRSLRIEGTDEWHHDERQNTTANGRFCWKVGPTNVSTNPRLGEMALEQDAVLEGPAVLLKEGWELRFNHRNYLRTAPPQTDGSAMDGAVVQIQFADNPVEVAQDTWWLVESDDGYTHQFGYLALGNPLQWWPCWSGNFDAWRQEHVSENNYANFTGQRIRFRFRVSCSGPWQGTRGGAGWYVDDIEIDPGMPVPVTLQELQALRTEEGVHLRWKARELAAGDRFRLSRALMGGASTPQTGRFEPLATVDADPTQEEYLYIDKEASPGQAYTYRLTLMRGSDATSREISIGAAALRFALHPNRPNPFNPATEIVFDLPGRAPASLVVYDVRGERVRTLVTGTLEAGPHRLTWDGTDDRRRAVASGLYVAALESEGRRATRRLLLLR from the coding sequence TTGCGACAGCGGATGGCGGCATGGGTGCTGGCGCTCGTGGCGGGCGCCGTCCCTCCAGGCGCCGCGCGTGCAGACCCGGCCGCCCCATCTCGAACCGTACAGTCCGACCCCCACTTCGCCGCCTGGCGGCTCGCCCAGAGCGAGGTCGCGGCGCGCGCTCGCGCCATGGCCGAGGCCGGCGGCGCCTGCGGCGCCGACGATGCCCTACGCCCCCTCTTGCGGCGCGCGCATGCAGCACGCCGTGACCTGCGTGCCACGCTCGCCTCCCAAGGACTCGCTGCGGCGCCGGCGCCTACGGCCGGCCCCTGGCCGTGGGGTCCGGGAGCGGGAACGACCACCCGGCTCGCCGCCGTGGACAGCATGGACACGGCGGTCCTCGTCGACGACGGCCGCCTCGTCTTCCTCAACGTCAACACCGCGCTGGAGGTGGACCCGTTCGAAGCGGCGCAGGCCTTCTACCACGACTACGACGACGAGTACGACTTTCTGCTCTTGTTCACCAACTTCTACGCCGAGCTCGCCGGCGGCCAGCTCCTCGCCTACCATCTCGCCGTGGCCAACGCCGTCGAGGGTCTGGGCTACAAACACATCTACGGCACCGATCACTTCAACGACGGTCCGGACTACACCGGCCGCACCGCCCTCGGCAGCCTGCAGAGCGTCCTCAACCTGGCCGATGTCCGCGGTTATCCGGACAGCATGACCAGCATCTACTGGCGCGACTACACGCCGCCCACCTTCATGTCCCACGAGATCGGCCACCGCTGGCTGGCGCGGGTGCGCTTGTGCCCGGGGGGCGGCCCGGAAAACGCGCTCCTCGGCCGGGGTGGCGTGCACTGGTCCTTCTTCTTCGATTCCCGCGCCTCGGTGGTGGAAGGCAACGCCTGGGAGGGCACGCCACCGGACTTCGTCTCCGGCCCGCCCACCATCGCCTACAGCCCCTTGGATCTCTACTTGATGGGAATGATGGCGGAAACCGAGGTTCCTGCCGGCTCGCTCTGGTACATGGCACCGCCGTACGACTGCTCACCCAGCGTCGACGCCCGCGGCAACCCTTGGGCCCCCGAGTCGGGGCCGGTGAGCGGCGTCCTCTGCAGCGGCGGGCGCATCGATTTCGATCTCCCCTGCCTGCACGAGGCGAACGGCGTCCGTTCCCCCGCCTACGAAGAAGCGCAGAAGTCCTTCCGGGTCGCGACCATGCTGCTCACGCTGCCGGACACGCCGGTGACGCAGGCCGATCTGGACAAGCTGGTGCGCATGCGCGCCGCCCTCGGGGACTTCTTCTCCACCCAGACCTTGGGCCGAGGCAGCCTCGACTTCCGCACCCATCCGGTGCCGGCCTGGGTGGGCTACGCCCACTTGCCCCAGGGGGACGTGGAGGACCCGACCCAGCCGATCCCCATCCACACCCGCGTCACCCTCGAGCAGCGCAGCCTGCCGACGACGCTCGGCGACGTCCGTGTCTTCCTGCACTACAGTGTGAACGGCGGTCCCTTCCAAGAGCTCGAAATGACGCGGACGGACGAGGAGTTCACCGCCGCCATTCCGCCCCAACCGCTGGACAGCCAGGTGCGCTACTACCTGCGCGGCACCACGGTGCTCTCGTCGCACGAAACCTTCTTCCCTGCTGACGCGCCGGCGGCGTCCTTCCTCTTCCGCATCGCCCCCGACACGACACCGCCCACCATCGCCCACGTTCCGGTGCTGCGGCACTCGCGCAACACCGATCCGGCGCTGCTTCGCGCCGTCGTCACCGATGCGCACGCGGTGGCGCAGGTGCAAGTGGAGTACGGCGCTCTAGGCGGGCCGACGGCGCTGCAGGACCTCGTCCGCCAAGGCACGACGGACGTGTGGGAGACGCGGCTGCAGGTGCCGGGGGAGCTGCAGGTGGGGAATCACCTCGACTACCGCATCGTGGCCCGCGATGTGGCGGTGACCCCGCACGTGACCCATGCACCCGCCTCGGGTTTCACCCAGATGCAGATCACCTTGGTGCAGACCGATGACGCGGAGGGGGACGACCCCTTGTGGACGCACCGCTCGCTCCGCATCGAAGGAACGGACGAATGGCACCACGACGAGCGGCAGAATACGACCGCCAACGGCCGCTTCTGCTGGAAGGTGGGCCCCACCAACGTCAGCACCAACCCGCGCTTGGGGGAGATGGCGTTGGAACAAGACGCGGTGCTGGAGGGGCCGGCGGTCCTGCTCAAGGAAGGATGGGAGCTGCGTTTCAACCACCGCAATTACCTCCGTACCGCACCCCCGCAAACCGACGGCAGCGCCATGGACGGCGCCGTGGTGCAGATCCAGTTCGCCGACAATCCCGTCGAGGTGGCGCAGGACACCTGGTGGTTGGTGGAATCGGACGATGGCTACACGCACCAGTTCGGCTACCTCGCGCTCGGCAATCCCTTGCAGTGGTGGCCGTGCTGGTCGGGAAACTTCGACGCCTGGAGGCAGGAGCACGTCTCCGAGAACAACTACGCCAACTTCACTGGCCAGAGGATCCGCTTCCGCTTCCGCGTCTCTTGCAGCGGACCTTGGCAAGGCACACGGGGCGGCGCCGGCTGGTACGTCGACGACATCGAGATCGATCCCGGCATGCCCGTCCCGGTGACTTTGCAAGAGTTGCAGGCCCTGCGCACCGAAGAAGGCGTCCACCTGCGCTGGAAGGCGCGCGAGCTCGCCGCCGGCGACCGCTTCCGCCTGAGCCGCGCTCTGATGGGGGGCGCCTCGACGCCTCAGACTGGGCGCTTCGAGCCCCTCGCCACGGTCGACGCCGATCCCACGCAGGAGGAGTACCTCTACATCGACAAGGAGGCTTCGCCGGGGCAGGCGTATACCTATCGCCTGACCCTGATGCGGGGCAGCGACGCCACGAGCCGCGAGATCAGCATCGGCGCCGCGGCGCTTCGCTTCGCCCTGCACCCCAACCGGCCGAATCCTTTCAACCCGGCGACGGAGATCGTCTTCGATCTCCCCGGGCGCGCCCCCGCCTCACTCGTCGTCTACGATGTGCGCGGCGAGCGCGTCCGCACTCTCGTCACCGGGACGCTCGAGGCCGGACCGCACCGCCTCACCTGGGACGGCACCGACGACCGCCGCCGCGCCGTGGCCTCAGGCCTCTACGTCGCCGCCCTGGAAAGCGAAGGCCGGCGCGCCACGCGCCGGCTGCTGCTGCTGCGCTGA